The proteins below come from a single Thermococcus sp. genomic window:
- a CDS encoding TldD/PmbA family protein yields MEELIRYGEKFFDELEIALYRSKDVSASVELNEISMASTRSGAVTIIRGIKDKRLGLAIVDSDEPGKIREAIEQAAKMARLNSPDEKWVSLPEPGKYREKPRPNHELKEASPDRLVEMLVHGIKLAREKDENVIVAGGEGGVSWEERHILNSHGIDVFQEGGAAFLFLELVGRKGDVVTPGIFDFDARRDLNLDVEGVVERAVQKVKWAYSVKGSKNEEVPVILGPWAIAGLFSYALFPAFSGERLVKETTPLAGKVGEKIASDVLTMYDDPFHPLAIEPVIADGEGVPTRKNVLIENGTFKGFVWDNYWGKVYGTESTGNGKRDPRTGGINIGFHSMVIENGKRSLEDMISEIEHGYFVDGFQGAHSSNPDNGNFAVTANPAFLIEDGEVKGASVFLIAGNVYELLKSATEVTKEQTVMPFMTTIITPFIKFENVKIAGK; encoded by the coding sequence ATGGAGGAACTCATAAGGTACGGCGAGAAGTTTTTCGATGAGCTGGAGATTGCCCTTTACCGCTCCAAGGACGTCAGCGCAAGCGTCGAGCTCAACGAGATTTCAATGGCCTCCACGAGGAGCGGCGCGGTAACGATAATCCGCGGGATCAAGGACAAGCGCCTCGGTTTGGCCATAGTCGACAGCGACGAACCCGGGAAGATTAGGGAGGCGATAGAGCAGGCGGCAAAGATGGCCAGACTCAATTCCCCGGACGAGAAATGGGTCTCCCTGCCGGAGCCGGGGAAGTACAGGGAGAAGCCAAGGCCCAACCACGAGCTGAAGGAGGCCTCCCCCGATAGACTCGTCGAGATGCTCGTTCATGGAATAAAGCTCGCCCGCGAGAAGGACGAGAACGTCATCGTGGCAGGCGGCGAGGGCGGTGTTTCCTGGGAGGAGAGACACATACTCAACTCCCACGGGATAGACGTCTTCCAGGAGGGCGGGGCCGCGTTCCTGTTCCTGGAACTGGTCGGCAGGAAGGGCGATGTCGTAACGCCGGGAATCTTCGACTTCGACGCGCGCAGGGACTTAAACCTCGACGTCGAAGGAGTCGTGGAGAGGGCAGTCCAGAAGGTCAAGTGGGCGTACAGCGTCAAGGGGAGCAAGAACGAGGAAGTGCCAGTGATCCTCGGCCCCTGGGCGATAGCGGGCCTCTTCAGCTATGCCCTCTTCCCGGCCTTCAGCGGTGAGAGGCTCGTCAAGGAAACGACACCTCTGGCAGGGAAGGTCGGAGAAAAGATAGCCAGCGACGTGCTCACGATGTACGATGACCCGTTCCATCCCCTCGCCATTGAGCCGGTTATAGCGGACGGTGAAGGGGTGCCGACGAGGAAGAACGTCCTCATCGAGAACGGGACATTCAAGGGCTTCGTCTGGGACAACTACTGGGGCAAAGTTTACGGCACCGAGAGCACCGGGAACGGGAAGAGGGATCCCAGAACCGGTGGAATAAACATCGGGTTCCACAGCATGGTCATTGAGAACGGCAAGCGCTCGCTGGAGGACATGATCTCCGAAATCGAACATGGCTACTTCGTGGACGGCTTCCAGGGTGCGCATTCAAGCAACCCCGACAACGGAAACTTCGCGGTGACTGCAAACCCTGCCTTCCTCATCGAGGACGGGGAGGTCAAGGGCGCGAGCGTCTTTCTCATAGCCGGCAACGTCTACGAACTGCTGAAGAGCGCCACCGAGGTAACCAAGGAGCAGACCGTAATGCCCTTCATGACCACTATCATAACGCCCTTCATCAAGTTCGAGAACGTGAAGATAGCGGGGAAGTGA